A genomic segment from Amia ocellicauda isolate fAmiCal2 chromosome 13, fAmiCal2.hap1, whole genome shotgun sequence encodes:
- the LOC136766957 gene encoding zona pellucida sperm-binding protein 4-like — protein MERSGMSVRVWSLVCLLMAAAADVSVAQGQNCLVSDNEKMACGAPAISRADCEASNCCFDQRGRQPCYYSNEVTVQCTTDGQFVVVVPRNVTTPPLSLDTVSLLGGQSAPCSPVGTTAGFALFQFPVSACGSTLKSEGGDVVYENTMSSKRDVQNGPDGSITRDSYYELTFLCKYSGSELVPVEAVVYTAAPPPPSVVAPGPLSVELRIATEAVYASYYGDGDYPVTKVLRDPVYVEVRILNRTDPNIVLTLEDCWATSTPSPLGQPQWSLLVAGCPYRDDQYQTTLVPVAGSSGLPYPTHYKRFIVQMFTFVDAGSQLPLKEKVFIHCSAAVCQPSATDSCVAPCSQRMRRAVAPVQRASRETAVVSSGEVILTASELSAVDRRASPREVSQAFGYAVLTVAAFTVLVLCAVLLVAVWRSKPHRRETQL, from the exons ATGGAGAGGTCTGGGATGAGCGTGCGGGTCTGGAGTCTTGTCTGTTTGCTGATGGCGGCTGCGGCGGATGTTTCTGTAGCCCAGGGTCAGAACTGCTTGGTTAGTGACAACGAGAAAATGGCGTGTGGTGCCCCTGCTATCAGTAGAGCCGACTGTGAAGCGAGTAACTGCTGCTTTGATCAGAGGGGAAGACAGCCCTGTTATTACAGCAATGAGG tgactgtgcaatgcaccacGGATGGTCAGTTTGTGGTTGTAGTACCCAGGAATGTGACCACGCCTCCGCTGAGCCTTGACACGGTCAGCCTGCTAGGGGGTCAGAGCGCCCCCTGCAGCCCTGTTGGCACCACTGCTGGCTTTGCCTTGTTCCAGTTCCCAGTCAGTGCCTGTGGAAGCACGCTGAAG AGTGAGGGTGGCGATGTGGTGTACGAGAACACGATGTCCTCTAAACGCGATGTGCAGAACGGGCCTGATGGCTCCATCACCAGGGACAGCTACTATGA GCTGACCTTCCTGTGCAAGTATTCGGGCAGTGAGCTTGTTCCCGTGGAGGCTGTAGtgtacactgcagccccgcctcCTCCTTCAGTCGTGGCCCCGGGACCTCTCAGTGTGGAGCTCAGGATTGCAACGG AAGCTGTGTATGCCTCCTACTACGGTGATGGGGACTACCCCGTGACCAAGGTCCTGCGGGATCCTGTGTATGTTGAGGTTCGCATCCTGAATAGGACCGACCCCAACATTGTCCTGACGCTGGAAGACTGCTGGGCAACTTCCACCCCCAGCCCACTCGGCCAGCCCCAGTGGAGCCTGCTGGTTGCTGG GTGTCCGTACAGAGACGACCAGTACCAGACCACCTTGGTTCCCGTGGCTGGCTCCTCAGGGCTGCCATACCCAACGCACTACAAGCGCTTCATCGTGCAGATGTTCACTTTTGTGGATGCTGGCTCCCAGCTCCCTCTGAAGGAGAAG GTGTTCATCCACtgtagtgcagcagtgtgcCAACCCAGTGCTACTGACAGCTGTGTCGCTCCATGCAGCCAGAGAATGA GGAGAGCTGTTGCCCCGGTGCAGAGGGCCTCCAGGGAGACGGCAGTGGTGTCCAGTGGGGAAGTGATCCTGACTGCCTCTGAGCTCTCTGCTGTGGACAGGAGGGCTTCTCCCCgtgaag TGTCCCAGGCCTTCGGCTATGCTGTGCTGACTGTGGCTGCCTTCACggtgcttgtgctctgtgctgtactgctggTGGCTGTGTGGAGATCCAAGCCCCACAGGCGGGAAACCCAACTGTAG
- the LOC136766958 gene encoding zona pellucida sperm-binding protein 4-like gives MACGAPAISRADCEAMTVQCTTDGQFVVVVPRNVTTPPLSLDTVSLLGGQSAPCSPVGTTAGFALFQFPVSACGSTLKSEGGDVVYENTMSSKRDVQNGPDGSITRDSYYELTFLCKYSGSELVPVEAVVYTAAPPPPSVVAPGPLGVELRIATEAVYDSYYGDGDYPVTKVLRDPVYVEVRILNRTDPNIVLTLEDCWATSTPSPLGQPQWSLLVAGCPYRDDQYQTTLVPVAGSSGLPYPTHYKRFIVQMFTFVDAGSQLPLKEKVFIHCSAAVCQPSATDSCVAPCSQRMRRAVAPVQRASRETAVVSSGEVILTASELSAVDRRASPREVSQAFGYAVLTVAAFTVLVLCAVLLVAVWRSKPHRRETQL, from the exons ATGGCGTGTGGTGCCCCTGCTATCAGTAGAGCCGACTGTGAAGCGA tgactgtgcaatgcaccacGGATGGTCAGTTTGTGGTTGTAGTACCCAGGAATGTGACCACGCCTCCGCTGAGCCTTGACACGGTCAGCCTGCTAGGGGGTCAGAGCGCCCCCTGCAGCCCTGTTGGCACCACTGCTGGCTTTGCCTTGTTCCAGTTCCCAGTCAGTGCCTGTGGAAGCACGCTGAAG AGTGAGGGTGGCGATGTGGTGTACGAGAACACGATGTCCTCTAAACGCGATGTGCAGAACGGGCCTGATGGCTCCATCACCAGGGACAGCTACTATGA GCTGACCTTCCTGTGCAAGTATTCGGGCAGTGAGCTTGTTCCCGTGGAGGCTGTAGtgtacactgcagccccgcctcCTCCTTCAGTCGTGGCCCCGGGACCTCTCGGTGTGGAGCTCAGGATTGCAACGG AAGCTGTGTATGACTCCTACTACGGTGATGGGGACTACCCCGTGACCAAGGTCCTGCGGGATCCTGTGTATGTTGAGGTTCGCATCCTGAATAGGACCGACCCCAACATTGTCCTGACGCTGGAAGACTGCTGGGCAACTTCCACCCCCAGCCCACTCGGCCAGCCCCAGTGGAGCCTGCTGGTTGCTGG GTGTCCGTACAGAGACGACCAGTACCAGACCACCTTGGTTCCCGTGGCTGGCTCCTCAGGGCTGCCATACCCAACGCACTACAAGCGCTTCATCGTGCAGATGTTCACTTTTGTGGATGCTGGCTCCCAGCTCCCTCTGAAGGAGAAG GTGTTCATCCACtgtagtgcagcagtgtgcCAACCCAGTGCTACTGACAGCTGTGTCGCTCCATGCAGCCAGAGAATGA GGAGAGCTGTTGCCCCGGTGCAGAGGGCCTCCAGGGAGACGGCAGTGGTGTCCAGTGGGGAAGTGATCCTGACTGCCTCTGAGCTCTCTGCTGTGGACAGGAGGGCTTCTCCCCgtgaag TGTCCCAGGCCTTCGGCTATGCTGTGCTGACTGTGGCTGCCTTCACggtgcttgtgctctgtgctgtactgctggTGGCTGTGTGGAGATCCAAGCCCCACAGGCGGGAAACCCAACTGTAG
- the LOC136766959 gene encoding zona pellucida sperm-binding protein 3-like, translating into MLRARVSWCGLLVLCVVAGLCDAGRVSKWARAKPAVRGKPAARAKPVARAKAVVRVDSSLFKQQVSPVVWAQCGESAIQVSVERDLFGTGRLIQAADIQLGGCALSGQNDTVLVFQSELQGCGSALSMTEDELVYSFSLNYNPSPIANTGIVRTDPAVVHIECVYLRLHNVSSDALQPTWVPYTSTKSAEDLLDFSLQLMTDDWSSPRPSNVYFLGDVLNIQASVNQASHVPLRLFVDSCVATLTSDPTSSPSYTFIGNYGCLIDAKVTGSSSHFMPRPQDVTKLQLVLDAFRFHNEANSSIYLTCHLKVTAASQAVDNLDKACQPVGNSWSSVDGSDQVCSCCDSSCNPLSGSRLIGRFGRDLAFKEEWEGDAMVSVRVLEKPQDAVPPVETNAQRSPLTAEDGKAAGISAEVVLLAGVVAAVAVLCIAVLGTVLYRRASPPTA; encoded by the exons ATGCTGCGTGCGAGGGTTTCGTGGTGTGGGCtgctagtgctgtgtgtggtcgctGGGCTCTGCGACGCCGGGAGAGTTTCTAAGTGGGCGAGAGCCAAGCCTGCTGTCAGAGGGAAGCCTGCTGCCAGAGCCAAGCCTGTCGCCAGAGCCAAGGCCGTTGTGCGAGTGGACTCTTCTCTGTTCAAGCAGCAAGTCTCCCCCGTCGTGTGGGCGCAGTGTGGGGAGAGCGCGATCCAGGTGTCGGTGGAGAGAGACCTGTTCGGTACCGGCAGACTGATCCAGGCTGCGGATATCCAGTTGGGAGGCTGTGCGCTCAGCGGGCAGAACGACACGGTCCTGGTCTTCCAGTCGGAGCTGCAGGGTTGTGGCAGCGCCCTGTCG ATGACCGAGGACGAGCTGGTGTACAGCTTCTCCCTAAACTACAACCCGTCCCCGATTGCCAACACTGGCATCGTGAGAACCGACCCTGCTGTTGTCCACATCGAGTGCGTCTACCTCCG GCTCCACAATGTGAGCAGCGATGCCCTGCAGCCAACCTGggtcccctacacctccaccaagtctgcggaggatctcctggacttctccctgcagctcatgaCTG ATGACTGGAGCTCCCCGAGACCCTCCAACGTGTACTTCCTGGGGGACGTCCTGAACATCCAAGCCTCCGTCAACCAGGCCAGCCACGTGCCCCTGCGGCtgtttgtggacagctgtgtggccaccttgacctctgacccgacCTCTTCTCCCAGTTATACTTTCATTGGGAACTATGG TTGCCTGATTGATGCCAAGGTGACGGGCTCCAGTTCTCACTTCATGCCAAGACCTCAGGATGTCACGAAGCTGCAGCTGGTGCTTGATGCCTTCAGGTTCCACAATGAAGCCAACAGCTCC ATCTACTTGACCTGCCACCTGAAGGTGACTGCTGCTTCCCAGGCTGTGGACAACCTGGACAAGGCCTGCCAGCCTGTGGGCAACAG CTGGAGCTCGGTGGATGGGAGTGATCAGGTCTGTagctgctgtgactccagctgTAACCCTCTGTCTGGATCTAGGCTTATTGGGAGGTTTGGCAGGGACTTGGCTTTCAAGGAGG AATGGGAAGGTGATGCCatggtgtctgtgcgtgtgctgGAGAAGCCGCAGGATGCCGTCCCTCCAGTGGAGACGAATGCCCAGAGGTCTCCCCTGACTGCAGAGGACGGCAAAGCAGCAG GCATCTCTGCTGAGGTTGTGCTCCTGGCTGGTGTggtggctgctgtggctgtgttgtgcattgctgtgctggggactgtgctgtacaggaGAGCAAGCCCACCCACGGCTTGA